A genome region from Dolichospermum compactum NIES-806 includes the following:
- a CDS encoding fatty acid desaturase yields the protein MTTSIIKSQEIAVSTDLGKDQIKLKHIIKSLPKECFQKNSRKAWTTVVLSLSMAALGYYCIAISPWFLLPLAWIFTGTALTGFFVIGHDCGHRSFANRRWVNDLVGHFFMMFLIYPFHSWRIKHNHHHKHTNKLDEDNAWHPIRTEVFAGWSKNRQSAFELFMRQRLWWVGSIGHWAVVHFDWRNFQKKDQANVKLSVAVVAAFAAIVFPTLIITTGVWGFVKFWFIPWMVYHFWMSTFTIVHHTLPDVPFSTADKWNEALAQLFGTIHCDYPQWVEVLCHDINVHVPHHISTAIPSYNLRLAYSSIKENWSPYLHDEYKFSWDLMKEITNQCQLYKTDIGYTTFDAYRAAK from the coding sequence ATGACTACATCAATCATCAAAAGTCAGGAAATAGCGGTCTCCACAGACCTGGGCAAAGACCAAATAAAACTAAAGCATATTATCAAAAGCCTGCCCAAGGAATGTTTTCAGAAAAATAGCCGCAAAGCGTGGACAACTGTAGTTCTCAGTTTATCTATGGCTGCATTAGGCTATTATTGCATCGCAATTTCCCCTTGGTTTCTTTTACCCCTAGCTTGGATTTTTACAGGAACTGCTTTAACAGGTTTTTTTGTTATTGGTCACGATTGTGGTCATCGTTCATTTGCCAACCGTCGCTGGGTAAATGATTTAGTGGGACATTTTTTCATGATGTTCTTAATTTACCCGTTTCATAGCTGGCGCATTAAACATAATCATCACCATAAACATACTAACAAGCTGGACGAAGACAACGCTTGGCATCCTATTAGAACAGAAGTTTTTGCAGGTTGGTCTAAGAATAGACAATCTGCCTTTGAGTTGTTTATGCGTCAACGTCTCTGGTGGGTCGGTTCTATTGGCCATTGGGCAGTTGTGCATTTTGATTGGCGCAATTTTCAGAAAAAAGACCAAGCTAATGTCAAACTTTCTGTGGCTGTAGTTGCAGCTTTTGCCGCTATTGTTTTCCCAACTTTGATTATTACAACTGGTGTTTGGGGCTTTGTTAAATTCTGGTTTATTCCCTGGATGGTTTACCATTTCTGGATGAGTACCTTCACTATTGTTCACCACACTCTTCCAGATGTTCCTTTTTCAACTGCTGATAAGTGGAATGAAGCCTTAGCACAGTTATTTGGGACAATTCATTGTGATTACCCTCAGTGGGTAGAAGTTCTTTGTCACGATATTAATGTTCATGTTCCCCATCATATTTCTACTGCTATTCCTTCCTATAATTTACGGTTGGCTTACAGTAGTATCAAAGAAAATTGGAGTCCTTATCTCCATGATGAATATAAGTTCTCTTGGGATTTGATGAAAGAAATCACTAATCAATGTCAACTCTACAAAACTGATATTGGTTATACTACTTTTGACGCATACCGGGCAGCTAAATAA
- a CDS encoding fatty acid desaturase, translating to MQLDTIQFNQDPISQSAQGQEKLPFTLQDLKAAIPAECFQPSVTKSLYYFFRDVLIVGLLYAVANYLDSWYFWPVFWVMQGTMFWALFVVGHDCGHQSFSKHKWLNDLVGHITHTFILVPYHGWRISHRTHHKNTGSLENDESWYPVSESEYDEMPLAQRIGRFYLFLLAYPVYLFKRSPGKEGSHFSPSSPLFKPSEKWDIITSTTLWISMAVLLGLFTYQFGWMALLKYYAGPYIVFIIWLDMVTFLHHTEPGIPWYRGEEWTFLKGAISSVDRDYGIFNHIHHDIGTHVAHHIFLNMPHYNLLKATEAIKPIMGEYFHESKEPVWKSLWNSAIGCHFVPDTGSKVYYTSKSQNVK from the coding sequence GTGCAATTAGATACAATCCAGTTTAATCAAGACCCTATTTCTCAATCTGCTCAAGGTCAAGAGAAATTACCCTTTACTCTTCAGGATTTAAAGGCTGCTATTCCCGCTGAATGTTTTCAGCCTAGTGTGACTAAATCGCTTTATTATTTCTTTCGTGACGTTCTGATTGTGGGACTGCTGTATGCAGTTGCCAATTATCTGGATTCTTGGTATTTTTGGCCAGTTTTTTGGGTCATGCAAGGAACAATGTTTTGGGCTTTATTTGTAGTTGGTCATGACTGCGGACACCAATCTTTTTCTAAGCATAAATGGTTGAATGATTTAGTTGGTCATATTACCCATACTTTCATTCTCGTTCCTTATCATGGTTGGAGAATTAGCCACAGAACCCACCACAAAAATACGGGCAGCTTAGAGAATGATGAAAGCTGGTATCCCGTCTCTGAATCTGAGTATGATGAGATGCCTTTAGCGCAAAGAATAGGGCGTTTTTATCTGTTCTTATTGGCTTATCCAGTGTATTTATTCAAGCGTTCTCCTGGTAAAGAAGGTTCTCACTTTTCACCTAGCAGCCCGCTGTTTAAGCCTTCAGAAAAATGGGACATTATCACCAGCACCACACTTTGGATTAGTATGGCAGTTTTGTTAGGTTTATTCACCTATCAATTTGGTTGGATGGCGTTGTTAAAATACTACGCTGGACCCTACATTGTCTTTATCATTTGGTTAGATATGGTGACTTTCTTGCACCACACTGAACCTGGTATTCCTTGGTATCGTGGGGAAGAATGGACTTTCCTGAAAGGGGCAATTTCTAGTGTTGACCGAGATTATGGGATTTTTAACCATATTCATCATGATATCGGTACTCATGTTGCTCACCACATTTTCTTGAATATGCCTCATTACAATTTGTTAAAAGCGACTGAAGCAATTAAACCAATTATGGGTGAGTATTTCCATGAATCCAAAGAACCAGTTTGGAAGTCTCTGTGGAATTCTGCTATTGGTTGTCATTTTGTTCCCGATACAGGTAGTAAGGTTTACTACACTTCTAAGAGTCAGAATGTCAAGTAA